The DNA region TTAAATTTTTTCTCTATTATATACTGCCTTTACTCTCTTTATAAATAAAACCAGCTTATAAAAATTTTTTAGTACCGTAAGAAATACTGTAATTAATTCTAAAAAGTTTGTTATTGATTGTTATTGTTTTGCAGTTTTAAACCCTACAAAGTATCGATTTTGTAGGGTTTTTTGTGATTATTTATTAATCTTTAGGAAGTAGCTTCACAGGACGATTTGGAATTCAATCAACATCTAAAAAAGCCTTTAAATAAGACTTTTTATAAATTTAATATTTTTTATACCTGAAAAATTACCTGAAAATTTTTTTCTTTTAAAAGTAAAAAATATATTCCAATATAGTTAATTTTATTTTATTTTATTTTTTATTCTAGAATATAATTCTTGCCATCCTAATAAATCATAGTTTTTTTCATCTATAGATTTATATCTTACAATAAAATATAAAATGCTATTTAGCTTTTTTGGTAAGTTACTCATTCCTGGAAATATAAAATATGAAATATCAGACTTATCTAAATAAGAAAAGAACTCTTCATCATTAAAATTAAAAAAAGGTAATTTAAATTTTAATTTTGCAAAATATTGTTCTATCGCATTAAAAAGTTTTTCTTCATCGTAATGTGTTTCAAATTGAACTTTTTTAAAAATATACACTTCTTTTTCATTTAAAAAATGAAAGAAATCATGTCTATTAAATTTTTTAATATCATTATTTTCAATATAATCTTTTAGGTCATTTACAAATATAGTTTTGATTGATTTATCAATTAAATCTTTTGGTTCAACCTCTACAACTGCTAAATCAATTGATTCTAAAGATTTAATTTTAAATCTAACAAATTTAAAATTTATCTCAACCTTTTCTGGATTTTCTGCACAAGAACAATAGAATTCTTTTATATCTTCGTATAGTGTATCTTTATCTATAATTTCATCAGAATAAAAAACATCTATAGTAAATTTTTTATTTTTTTCTAAAGAGGAATAAATATTTACATTTTCTATTTTAGATTCTTTAAAATCATAAATATTACCCTTTTGAGTAATATTGCCATGATTATCTAAAATTCTTTGATTATTAGCTCTTTTGTCCATAACTATTTAAACTTCATTAAATGTGCAATTAGCTCGTCAATTTTATCTTCAATTATTTCATCATTTTTATCTAAACATTTATTATATGCTCTTTTAAACATTGCAAAAACAGCTTCATCAATATTTAAACTATTCTCTTTTTTTTCATCTAATGAATGAATATTACCTGTTTGAGATAAATTACCATGATTATCTGTAATTGTTTGGTTATTAACATTTGAATTAATATCACTGAATATCTCACTATAAATTCCAAGTTCTCTACATTTCTTTTTTATAGCACTTAATGAATTTCTTGATTTCCAATTTGAAATAGTTTGTTGAGATATTTTT from Malaciobacter molluscorum LMG 25693 includes:
- a CDS encoding helix-turn-helix domain-containing protein; the protein is MTAEDIIYELYRYFQVNNNIDLAEKLKISQQTISNWKSRNSLSAIKKKCRELGIYSEIFSDINSNVNNQTITDNHGNLSQTGNIHSLDEKKENSLNIDEAVFAMFKRAYNKCLDKNDEIIEDKIDELIAHLMKFK